Within the Rosa rugosa chromosome 2, drRosRugo1.1, whole genome shotgun sequence genome, the region cctctctccctctctcctggccgcacggtctctctctctccctcgacctctcttcttcttctcttcctctgccatcaccggagaccaccacttccggccaccatctcaccacaGTGGGCCAGGCCGGCCTCACCCTCACCGCGCCGACCCCTCTGGCAAAAAACGCCCTCCACACCCAGTCCGTCCGCTCTACGTTCACCAGCGGCACACTCTTCAGTCTCGTCTCCGATTCCGTCCACTCCTCTCCTCCGAAAAACGGCTGAATCGCCAAGATCCCGACCACCTTCAGATCCCGAAACTCGTGCCCGCTCGCTCTGATCGCCACGTGGTGCGCTATGTTTCCGCCGGCGCTGTCCCCGGCCAAAAAACACTACCTTTACCTCCCCAACCGCCGCGCACGGCCCCCAAACCCGCCGCCGCTCCCAGTCCGACCTCCTTTTCCTCTCTCTGCCCTCCGCCCAAGTCCGACCTCATCGCCGCCTTCTCGGGCAGCCGCTCGACCTGGTTCGTGTCCAAAATGCACTTCGGCCGGCCCAAAACCACGGTGGGGTCCTGCCACTCCTCGCTGGCGGAGGAGGCCCTGCAGAGCGCAATCCAGTTCGGTAAGGACGATTTGGCCCTTGATGATGTTTTGCTTAGTTTCGAGTCTAGGCTTTGTGGGTCGGATGATTACACTTTTTTGCTTAGAGAGCTTGGGAATAGAGGTGAGTGTTGGAAGGCTATAAGGTGTTTCGAGTTTGCGGTGAGGAGGGAGAGAAGGAGAACTGAGCAGGGGAAATTAGCTAGCTCTATGATTAGTACTCTTGGTAGGTTGGGGAAGGTTGAGCTTGCCAAGAATGTGTTTCAGACTGCTGTCAATGAGGGTTATGGCAAGATTGTTTATACGTATTCGGCTTTGATTAGTGCTTATGGGCGCAGCAGGTATTGCGATGAGGCTATTCGAGTGCTCGAGTCCATGAAAGATTCGGGCTTGAAGCCGAATTTGGTTACTTACAATGCGGTGATTGATGCATGTGGAAAAGGGGGAGTGGagtttaagaagaagaagagaggtcgagggagagagagagaccgtgcggccaggagagagggagagagggagggagagagagagagtataaaaaaaggggaaaaaaattaaaaaaatagagaaaaaaattaaaataataataaaaatagaaaatgaggggcataatagtcatttcggatcattttggacttgttatatgagaattagagagaataaggactatccagtttaatttgaaaggcgagggactaaactgtttttcaggcaaaagtttgaggagtaacaagtatttaatccatttttttttaatagaaggaGGTCAGCTATTTTTATTCAatatgaaaaaaattatattatacaGTGACCCGCCTCAGTGGGGCCATAAAATAACGCAATATCACTCCACCTATTGAGTGCAGCTCAACGGGGTTAAACTAAAAATAAACTGACAATAAATTTTTTCCGTAGACAACCTCAGACCAATAATCTCTGCAGTTCCTCGCGGGTATTGatccaaatcaaaataaaaagttaGGTACTGAAACGGAATTCATCATGGGTCCCAAATTTTTATAAAATATCCACCAGGGTTCCAAATCCTGATCCAAGCCTTAATAAGCCCTGGGCCCATTGCCCTGATCCACCCAAAAAGGCCCAAACCCAGACCTAGAAAACATAtcaaagcccaagcccaaaggGGGTGGTACCCTAGCAGCCATTCCAGCAAATTTTTCCTTTCTGTCGCCGCTGCAGCGCCAACTCTACCCATCCTGCCAAGTAATTCATAGCACAGACCCTGAAGCCTGCATACAACTGAGCCAAAACGACTCCAGCATCAACTTTCTCAGTCGCCAACTCAGAAAGACGAAGCCACTAGCCCATCTGATGATCAAACAGAAGATACCCTCGAATCCTGTTGTGTTACTTAAATGATCTTACTAAATAATCCTATTTGTCTGTACCATacctcaccttttttttttttttaggggaaatgaAGATATATTCCTGTGATCGAAAGATCATACGACTATACAAGGTCAAGTTAGGGAATGCGAAGATCACCCATCACATTCACTGCTCAACTGACTGCACAAAGAGTCAGACTAGCATCCAAAAGGAAGCTGCTaaaaactaaaatccaaaaagaaaaatgcaacGACTAAAATCCAAAAGGAAAATGCAAAGAAACTAACAACTAAATTTATTCTAAAACAACCCTAACTCTCCGCATCTGCAATGATTAGCTTGGGGCCTAGAGACCATCTTAGTGTACCCCTCCACCCGTTACAGCAGTGAACAACCTTGCTTTAGGGTCATGTTGAGGCAACTCTAGCCCAAatcagagagaggagagaaagtGGGCTAAAACCCAAGCGTCCAGCCCAATTCCCACAGCCCTCACTCTGCAATTCGGACAAGAGAGTACCGGAGCCCTTATGAGCTCACCGGAGCCGCCGCTATCCCGACGCACACGGCTTCTGCCATGACAGCACTTCCGGTAGTCGACCTCGCTCCTCAGTCATGGAAAGAATTAGATCGGAACCTAGTTTGGGTGCGATCCAATCACCAAACCAGAATTTTCTTGGTGATTTTTGGTCAAACTTCACGATGTATGGCAAACCTCAACTTCATGGACttcgatttttattttcttttttctattttgtaaCTTATATGTAAAGTCTGGTTAGATTTGTAATTTCAATTTACCTAGTAGTTTGTTATGAATAAAGGTTGAGTACATGTGGGTATGCCGGTTAAAAGTTTTTCGGTTTTCAGATTCCCAGAGTGTACCATTGGAAGCATGATAGGAAAGGTTCTGGAGTTCTCTGGTTCAGCACACCTGAGATGAACTTCATCTTAGCAGGATTGCTCAGCATTTGTTTGATTATGTTGGAATGTCATTCTCTTAAGTGAGTTTCAAGGCAACTGTTATTTGTGTGTAGAAACATGAAGGCTGAAGCATTGGTGTTTTTGAAAAATCAATTTCAAAAATATAGCTAATTAATTAACTTAAAATAATTCATTACACTTGAAACTAGCTAGACAAGTAATTTCAAAATCACAGGATATTATAGTTGACAACGAAAATAGAAAGTATTCGGTAGGGTTCAGACATACCTTCGTAAGACACAAGCAGTTACACTGCGCAGCTTAGGAACTATAGAAGTAGTTAATTAGGGCGTTGTCAAAGGTATTATGTGATATTTGTACGTAAGAGATAAATAGCTTCCATATATCGTTTAGGAAAATAATCATGCAAAATATATCATACAAATATTAGGAATGTACGTATACTTTTTCTTCACTTTTTCTTAAgcttaataaataaataaataaataaatctttgTGATAGTTATTTTGAAAGCTCTATTCTCTCTAGCAGTGCTTGTTCTCGCGGTAACACTAGCGTCGGCGCCTTGTATCGACCTTGTACATGGCGGTTCCGGCCGGCTTCCAAGCCCAAAGCTTTTAGGTCTAATCCTCTTCCTCCCATCTGCCTTTGTTAGTGATGAACAGTCAATGGAAGGACCGTCCTCTTGGGCGGGCAACTTTCTACTCAAGTCACGGCTGTTCAATGGCAGCCTGACTTTCCAGATCCCCGAACTTGGTTTTGAGGGGAAGCATGTTGCAACCTGGTTTCGACGTGACGACAATGTCCCAGAATATGGCGACAGTGATGTTGCAGTCTGGCTAAAGAAGATAGAGTCGTGGCAGGGCGCGCGGCGACATTGCAACCAGGTGCAGTGCAATGCTTGCTGTGGTGGCTATGGTGGACGCTAGTCATGGAGATATAACTGAGGATGGAGGCATCTCTTGGACCTCCCAACCTCGTCTATTCTCTGAGATTTTGCCCACGTCAATGAGATTATTGTGGTGGCTGATGGTCGAGCGGTGGCAGTCAGAATTGCCATCTATGTTGAAGGCGCGATGGTTAACGATGGTGCATTAAGTCAGGCCTCTTGGGCCTCTAGCTAGGAGAACCGACCCGGTAACATGGTCCTGGGTGTGGAGGACAAGGGCGTAGATGGTCATCGGAGTGGGGagcagagagagagtgtgtcAGAATGTAGTGGTAAAACTGATACAGTGGTAGtcttaattaatatatattatgAGTATATAACAAAATGATAATTTAGTCAGTTTTTGAAATAAATGGACCTGAGAGGAAGCCTGTTTTTCTTGTTGGACTAGTGATGAATGTTTTCCCTATAGGCCTATACTAGTTCTTATGGCTCAAGGACCCCAGTATTTTTCACTCTTAATAAGTTAATATAAGCGACGATTTTgctaaagagaaaaaaaaaagtgggccGGAATGATAAGAGGTATTTTTTAGTAGTCATATGCCCAAAAGGAATGAGAAGTTCTCCACTAGGCCCAATATGTTGAAGCCGAGTGTTTGGGCACAAGTACATCAGTGACTATCCACTCTCTCTCTATGGTCAGCAGCTCAGAATTTGTAAGAAAGAAAATCTTCGAATAGTTCAAATTCAAATATGGAAGTCTAGTCCAATGCCGTTTCAACATGGCACAACAGTACTATTGGATCCCAAATTTTCTTTTGAAACACAAAGGATCACATAGTCAATCAAGTGAAATGCCTTGAGGTTCAGCAATCACAGGAGTTAGAGACTCAAAGAGCATAGCAGGTGTCTGTACACATGCCATGTGTATTTGGTGTATTGGCGTTTTGGTATTTTCTTTCGAAGGCATTCTCGGTGTCTCTTCGGAATTTCAAAATGTTACAGACTTCCCAGGAGATTGTttatttgatgatattcttgtTGATTAAGGGTTTCCTTGAGGAATAAGCAACTGGAAACATATCAGAAACTTTCCTTACATTATCAAGGTGTTCAGAATAATTTTGGATTTACGCACAGCTCATAAAATTGATTTGACATTTTATCGAAAATGCCATGTTGCATgttgaaaaagaaaatcaatttgATCATCACTTGGTATATAATTTATATTAAAGTTTGTGATCACTCAGTGATTAGATGAACACAATTAAAAGAATATAATATAATATCAGCACAGAGAATATAAGCACAATTACTTGGGTTGCAAAGTCAGGATAGAGATTCTAGACAAATTGCATTCCTCAATCAAAAGGTGATACAGATGCAGAGGCAGATGAGCCACTTATGTTTGCATTTAATTGTATATAGGTTACAACAAAACTACATAGGTTTTAGAAACGTTTGTCCAagtttctctctccctctctctcgtaGATGGAGGAAGAGTCATTGGTTGGAATCGATTTCACTATTGACTTGACTAATAGGACTCACCATTCTTTGGTTTCTCTGCCTTATCTGGTTTTCAGTTCATACCGTTTTGGAATTCAGATGAAGCTCTAGTTCTTTGCACAGTAATTCTTTTTAGATGAAGCTTACACAGCTTCAGTGCTTATCAGCTGTAGTTACTGCCCTTTATTTCCTTGTTTAATTCTTTGTTTATGCACATTTCGGATGAAGTGCTCTTGTGTTGGTTTCTGCCTTTCTGGGGGTGTCTTAAGGAAATGCTTTGGTGTAACTATTCAAGGAAACAGATGATTTGTAAAGATGTCAAGGCAATAGCATTACTTTGTTAATTGTAACTCTTCAAGGTAAATAAATGATCCGTTCTGCAGTGACTTCATATAAATGTTTCTTTCTTGCTTTATTTTCCCTTTTGTTCTGCTTACAAATGATTCCTATCCATTATGTTattaggaaaaagaaaaggagcagCTTGTCTTCAACCCATCAGCTATACAAATGGACTTCCTTACAGTGTTCATGCCAAGATAACCATTACTCCATGAGGCATAAACCAATATCCACATAACACAAATAATTTCTTGTTTTGGCTGGTTCGAGGGAGCCCATGTTTTGTATCTTTTTAACAAATATTTATGACCGTACCATGCCGTTAACATATCAGAGAGAACTATACAAGGACTGAATGTAACGTATGTGTAAACTCATTTTTTGGTTCCAACTACAATATATCCAttcaaaagtcacaaaaacttAATGGTGGAACCATACAATAGATTAAACAACAAAAAGTCACGAGGTGCTGACTGTTCTCCCTCATTTACCAGTTTTTCATCCCTTGGCAACCAATCTACAGCTTCTTCAGGAGGCAAAATCATTTTAATAATCTGTGTGAGCAACCATATTGAATCATTTTAGCAGGATTCACTGTAAGCACATCCTATGCTGTCAACTCCCTTTGGCCAATGTGAAGATATACATTATTGTGGTGTCACCTACAAAATAAGCATTCGGAATAGGATACAATTGAGGGGAAGTATGTGTGAGACCTGTATCctaatactccccctcaattGCATCCTAATAGTACTTGTACCAAAACTATCAGTAGATACATGCTAATAAGGAGGGGTTAAGGAGAAGTATGTGTGAGACTTGTATCCTAATACTCACCCTCACTTGTATTCTAATAGGACTTGTACCAAATATGTAATAATGTTAACTAATTACTTACCAAATTTTGTATCACCAAAGGAGCATACATTTTTCCCAACTAGCATATTTTGTGGGCAATTTGCAATACATGATTTGCCTAACACTGTGAAGGCAATGGTGTTTATTCTTCAACTGTGTTTCAACCTTATCAATTTTTGTAATACATTCTGCTTTCTGAAGCAGCTAGTCATTACATTTTCCTTATGCTGTAACATACTGCACATGAgctgcttttttcttttctgaactAATTTCTTGATTCATAAGTTCCTGTATGGAAATTTCATGAAGAGGCTTGGACAATCGAGGAGTACGATTCAGAAGCTCCTTCGACACATGTTCCATCGTTGGCCTACATTTTGGTTTGGACTGTAGGCATGCCAAGGCTAATGTGGTTAGCATAACCACACTAGAAGCTACCGGTTGAATTCTGGGAGGAGATAGCCGTGGATCCAACACATCTTTCAGCATAATTTGTAAAACCGAGGGTGACTTTGTCGACATCAAGGAAGATGTTGCAATCAAGGAAATCAGTTCTCCAGGATGTCTTCCCATGATTATTTCTAGGGCCACCACTCCAAAACCATAAACATCGCATTTCTCAGTCACGGCCATGGTGAATGCAAGTTCTGGTTTACCAAAAACAACAAATATTAAGAAGCATGGAAACATAAAAGAATGAGAAACAAGTGAGGCAGAGAAGCTGAGAAAGACAAGTTCACCTGGAGCAACATATCCAGGCGTGCCAGCTAACATTGTTCTATTTGAGAAATTAGGATATAAGAGTCGGGCTGTGCCAAAGTCGGATAAAGATCCCATCATCTCAGAGTTGAGAAGAATATTGCTGCTTGTCACATTTCGGTGAATGATTGGTATAGTGCAGTTTTGATGCATGTATGATAATGCATGTGCTAGGCCTTCAATGATATGTACTCTCTTGGTCCAATCCAATTCTGCAGCTTCAATATCGTTGCTTAGAACACTATATAAGCTTCCTCTTTCCTTGTATTCATAGACCAAGAACATACAACGCTTGTGCAAACAAAAACCATGAAGCTTCACAATGTTTCGATGTCTGATCTCTGATAACATTCTTATTTCATTGCTGAAACATTTGAACAGAGCTGGCTCCTCAGCTTCCCAATGCTGAAGCTTCTTCAAGGCAACTACTTTGCCGCTTGGTAGCTGTGCTTTGTAAACACTACCGTAAGTTCCGGTTCCAATACAGAACTTGATGTCAAACTCCTCTGTTGCTTCAATGATATCCTCATATGCAATTCTCCCATCAAAATTCCATATTGAGAATAAATCACCATTCTTTGGTGCTAGTCTGAAATCATATTGGTTTTTCCTAGCGCGTTGACATAGAATCACAACTAAATACCCGAAACAGAAAACAGCTAAGATGATGGTGCCATAAACAAAGATTTTCATGTGCAGCAGCATGTTTATGCTACTAGAATTGGATGGAGAAGAATAGAGGATTTAGGAAGAGTACCTATGTCATATGGGATGCTACCGCTGAGACGATTCCCACGAAGTTGAAGAAGAACTAGtttgggaagagagagaagttgaATTGTTCAGAACCTAGCTATATGGAAATCAGGGGATATATTACTCTTTTATGGTATGGCATTGACTTGACTTGGCCTAGACTTGTATTGCTTAAAATGAAACAAATGCGTTGTTGACTTGTGGATTAGGCTTGGCACAATACAGATGAATAACGTACAGACGAAAGCGAGAGTAGTTGAAAACGAAAGCCAGGCTAGTTAGTAACTAGCCTGTTCCATTATAATGAATAGTAAATTACCACTACATACATTTTTAGCCCATAAATTATCATCAgcaggccttttttttttttgaattcccATGCGCTAGTGTGCAAGGCCCATGTGCAAAAGGTATAATACCTTGGCGTCAGATTCCTTCCCTTTTTAAATTGTTTCTATTGACAAGTAAATTATGAAACTGTCCTTGTGGTTTGAATAATGTGAATTTATACCTTACTGCGGTCAGATTCCTTCCTTTTTTGAATTGTTTCTATTGACAAGTAAATTACAAAACTGCCCGTGTGGTTTGGATAATGTGAATTAACACGGCCAGGCCCGGCCTTGCCCAAGGGCAGCCTTGGCAACAGCCCAGGGACCAAGGGAAGCCTTGGCAACAGCCCAGGGACCAAGGGAAGGTAGGGCACAATTTTGAATAtaaggttatatatatatatattttatgtaCTTATATATAAACAGCTATGGAACGTGTAAAAAAAGAATATTTTATTTCAGAATTCTAGAGAACACTAATTGggtgttttcttcttcttcttttttaacattttgatttttgagtCATCGAGAACTGTAAAAAGTCAAGCATCATTATAGTAGTCTTTCACTCTCTCCAAAACCTAGAAATCAAAAAAATTTCTCATTAAATTTGGGATTTCATTTAATGGTTATTAAATCCCTCAATTCTTCACTTGCATCATctgtcattttcaatttttctcctATCTGCTTTTCATCTCCCAATAATCTTTCTCCTCTCTATTATTCTGTTATTCTAAAGTGAGCAGACATATTTTTTGACATTTCATGATGCAGGTTGAGGTATAGATCAAAATAGATattgagtgttttttttttattttaaaattttggatatTAGAAGTTCTGTTGCTtgttttttgtgattttgttgatTATTCTAAAAACTTGTTATTAATTCGTAATTTTTCGAAGTTGAATTAATCTCataattgttaaaaaaaaaatatctcaaGACCGATCCTGGGCACCAAAAGAAATTTTTCCCTAGGCATGAAGAacctcaggaccggccctgaacACGGCTGAATGTCAGTAGCATTATGAAGAAAGAATATTTCTACATtccatctttgtttttcttagaaaaaACTCATTTATTTAATAATCCCAAAAACTATTTATATATATCACAGTATGAAACTTGAACACTATATCATTTATCTCTAGCTTTGCTGCTTTTCACATACAAgttgctttgaatttcacctcttctcatggTGAAGAAGTTTCTCCAGCAGGATTTCCTggagtactgaccctcagtagtataCTGACCCCCAGTAATATACTAgccccagtagtatactgaccctcaatagtaTACTAACCCCCAATAGTTTCTCGTGTTTGCTCGCCTCAACATTGCTTTCATTAGCTCCATCCTGCAAGTCAACCGGCAACAAATTAAGAGCTTAAGGGATGACAAAGTGTGCCCAAAAATGCTTTGGTGATTACAACTCTAATCCTTTCTCTTCAAATATGTTGAAACAACTCTAATCCTTTCTCTTCATAAATCATAGCATTCAAACACATAAGAACTGTCACTAAACTTGGAGCCTAATCTCTATAgtttcttccatttctttccgagataaaaattggaaaagaaaaaacaaaaggaagtagAAGATACAAGCAGCAAATTTTGCAACTAATCCATGAATTTGCAAGAACACATAACCAAAAAAAGCAACAAATGTTTTGTCAAACtaacataaacacaaaactaaagcATTACACAACACCACCAATCCCATAAGAAACtaacataaacacaaaactaaagctactgaccctcaataccAAACTGATAATCATACTATAGTTACTGACCTGCAAACGAAATGTTGCTAAGTCGTGCAGaaataacaaacaaattaaGATCAGTACAACTCCACCAAATtgcaaaacaaataaacaacacaCAGTCCATTATAGCTTACCCAAAACCTGTGACAACACGAGGTTGAAGGTACTGACCCTcagaatttctcaaccaaaattTCTCAGCTAGCTAAAGCTACTAAGCATAATCAAAATTCGACAGTGTTGAATGTATAATCAGACTCTAGCTATTGACCTTCAGCAACTACAAATTTCTTTACTGACCTTCAAGCCCTAGCTTCGCAGAAGCCTCGCCACTGGGGTCGCGCCCTCGCTTTGCCGG harbors:
- the LOC133732452 gene encoding MDIS1-interacting receptor like kinase 2-like, with the protein product MLLHMKIFVYGTIILAVFCFGYLVVILCQRARKNQYDFRLAPKNGDLFSIWNFDGRIAYEDIIEATEEFDIKFCIGTGTYGSVYKAQLPSGKVVALKKLQHWEAEEPALFKCFSNEIRMLSEIRHRNIVKLHGFCLHKRCMFLVYEYKERGSLYSVLSNDIEAAELDWTKRVHIIEGLAHALSYMHQNCTIPIIHRNVTSSNILLNSEMMGSLSDFGTARLLYPNFSNRTMLAGTPGYVAPELAFTMAVTEKCDVYGFGVVALEIIMGRHPGELISLIATSSLMSTKSPSVLQIMLKDVLDPRLSPPRIQPVASSVVMLTTLALACLQSKPKCRPTMEHVSKELLNRTPRLSKPLHEISIQELMNQEISSEKKKAAHVQYVTA